Proteins from a single region of Bogoriella caseilytica:
- a CDS encoding phosphate ABC transporter substrate-binding protein PstS — translation MGSAVRLPFTARSRAALLSAVVLALGVGACTPAEQSGVGGPLAGAGSSAQEVAMTAWVAGMNDSHPDLLLSYDPVGSGTGREMFLEGATHFAGSDASLNESEVERARQRCSGAEPIELPLYISPIAVAYNLPEVEEEVQLTPQALAAVFAGEITAWDHPEIAESNPGLDLPDLAIIPVNRSDDSGTTQNFTEYLAAAGGEAWPYEPSQTWPRGGTQSAQGSSALVQTIQAADGTIGYVDAALVSDELETAAVLVGEGFVSYDAAAAAAVVDASPPAEGASDLRLTLDLARDTDEAGVYPIVLVSYLIACSAYESEREVANVRTLLEYVASPEAQDRAARLDVAGSAPITENLREQVLEVVAQIHVVEGD, via the coding sequence GTGGGTTCTGCCGTTCGTCTCCCGTTCACTGCCCGATCCCGGGCCGCACTGCTGAGTGCAGTCGTCCTCGCGCTCGGGGTGGGTGCGTGCACGCCGGCCGAGCAGTCCGGTGTCGGGGGGCCGCTCGCCGGCGCCGGATCCTCGGCGCAGGAGGTGGCGATGACCGCCTGGGTGGCCGGCATGAACGATTCCCATCCCGACCTCCTGCTGTCCTACGACCCGGTGGGTTCCGGGACCGGGCGCGAGATGTTCCTCGAGGGCGCCACCCATTTCGCCGGCTCCGATGCCTCACTGAACGAGTCCGAGGTCGAGCGGGCCAGGCAGCGTTGCTCGGGCGCCGAGCCCATCGAACTGCCGCTGTACATCTCGCCGATCGCGGTGGCGTACAACCTCCCCGAGGTCGAGGAGGAAGTACAGCTCACCCCCCAGGCGCTGGCCGCCGTCTTCGCCGGCGAGATCACCGCCTGGGACCACCCGGAGATCGCCGAGTCGAATCCCGGCCTGGACCTGCCGGATCTGGCGATCATCCCGGTCAACCGCTCGGACGACTCGGGCACCACACAGAACTTCACTGAGTACCTCGCTGCGGCCGGTGGCGAAGCCTGGCCCTACGAGCCCAGCCAGACCTGGCCGCGTGGGGGAACGCAGTCCGCGCAGGGTTCCAGTGCGCTCGTACAGACCATCCAGGCCGCCGACGGGACCATCGGCTACGTCGATGCGGCCCTGGTCAGTGACGAACTCGAGACGGCGGCGGTGCTCGTGGGGGAGGGCTTCGTGTCCTACGACGCGGCGGCGGCGGCCGCCGTCGTCGACGCCTCGCCGCCTGCCGAGGGGGCGAGCGACCTGCGCCTGACGCTCGATCTCGCCCGGGACACGGACGAGGCCGGGGTCTACCCGATCGTGCTCGTGTCGTATCTCATTGCCTGCTCGGCGTACGAGTCCGAGCGAGAGGTCGCCAACGTGCGCACCCTGCTCGAGTACGTGGCCTCACCGGAGGCTCAGGATCGCGCAGCGAGGCTGGATGTGGCGGGTTCTGCGCCCATCACCGAGAACCTCCGGGAGCAGGTCCTGGAAGTGGTGGCGCAGATCCACGTGGTGGAGGGCGACTGA
- the pstC gene encoding phosphate ABC transporter permease subunit PstC produces MASAAPEPRRGGPVTALRDAPGRVGNVVFSGISTGAGIVILAVLTAVASFLLYRSWPALTAAREDFASVGFMRGQGLAEYIAPLLFGTLLSSALALLIAVPLSIGIALFISHYAPRRAAQGLGYLIDLLAAIPSVVYGMWGMAWLVPQLNPFFAWLSGNLGMIPLFAGFQAPARNIMTVGVVLAVMILPIITATTREVFLQTPRLHEEASLALGATRWEMIRQAVFPFGRSGIIAGSMIGLGRALGETMAVLMILSPGFAINAFLLQPGQHQSIAANIAAQFPEAYGLGADVLIATGLALFAVTLVVNFLARWVISRRAEFSGAN; encoded by the coding sequence GTGGCCTCTGCCGCACCTGAGCCGCGCCGTGGCGGTCCGGTGACCGCTCTGCGCGATGCCCCCGGGCGCGTGGGCAACGTGGTCTTCTCCGGGATCTCCACCGGTGCCGGGATCGTCATCCTCGCCGTCCTGACCGCGGTGGCTTCCTTCCTGCTCTACCGCTCCTGGCCGGCCCTGACCGCAGCGCGTGAAGACTTCGCCTCTGTGGGCTTCATGCGTGGGCAGGGGCTGGCCGAGTACATCGCACCGCTGCTCTTCGGCACGCTGCTCTCCTCGGCGCTGGCGCTCCTGATCGCCGTGCCGCTGAGCATCGGCATCGCCCTGTTCATCTCCCACTACGCGCCACGGCGCGCCGCGCAGGGTCTGGGCTATCTCATCGACCTGCTTGCAGCGATTCCCTCTGTGGTCTACGGCATGTGGGGTATGGCGTGGCTGGTGCCGCAGCTCAACCCCTTCTTCGCGTGGCTCTCGGGGAATCTCGGCATGATCCCGCTCTTCGCCGGATTCCAGGCACCGGCACGCAACATCATGACCGTCGGGGTCGTGCTGGCGGTGATGATCCTGCCGATCATCACCGCCACCACCCGAGAGGTCTTCCTCCAGACGCCCCGCCTGCACGAAGAAGCCTCGCTGGCCCTGGGGGCCACCCGCTGGGAGATGATCCGTCAGGCGGTGTTCCCCTTCGGTCGCTCGGGCATCATCGCCGGATCCATGATCGGCCTGGGGCGGGCACTGGGGGAGACCATGGCCGTGCTGATGATTCTCTCGCCCGGCTTCGCCATCAACGCCTTCCTCCTTCAGCCCGGCCAGCACCAGTCGATCGCAGCGAATATCGCCGCCCAGTTTCCCGAGGCGTACGGGCTCGGTGCCGACGTGCTGATCGCCACCGGCCTGGCGCTCTTCGCGGTCACCCTCGTGGTGAATTTCCTCGCCCGCTGGGTCATCTCGCGCCGCGCCGAGTTCTCCGGAGCCAACTGA
- the dtd gene encoding D-aminoacyl-tRNA deacylase — MKAVLQRVTRASVTVDGEVVGAIERPGILALVGVTHDDGPAQVQALAGKIAGLRILREERSVLDAHAPVLVVSQFTLYGDARKGRRPTWAAAAPGAVAEPLIDGLVVALRELGVEVATGSFGADMAVELVGDGPVTLLLEV, encoded by the coding sequence GTGAAGGCGGTCCTGCAGCGGGTCACCCGGGCCTCGGTCACGGTCGACGGCGAGGTCGTCGGGGCCATCGAGCGGCCGGGAATCCTCGCACTCGTCGGGGTCACCCACGATGACGGCCCGGCCCAGGTGCAGGCGCTGGCCGGCAAGATCGCGGGGCTGCGCATCCTGCGCGAGGAACGCTCGGTGCTCGACGCCCACGCCCCCGTGCTGGTCGTCTCGCAGTTCACGCTCTACGGGGATGCCCGCAAGGGCCGCCGCCCCACGTGGGCCGCCGCCGCCCCAGGTGCCGTGGCCGAACCACTCATCGACGGGCTCGTGGTGGCGCTGCGGGAGCTGGGCGTGGAGGTGGCAACCGGGAGCTTCGGCGCCGATATGGCGGTCGAACTGGTCGGCGACGGGCCGGTCACCCTGCTGCTCGAGGTGTGA
- a CDS encoding FABP family protein, translated as MALTIPDDLAPECYPLAWLVGTWRGFGQLTYPGIEESAFVHDLVFDHDGGPYLRASSTLRVATGEVNPEQSGTAGAAGLDAGQIWSSETQYWRPVPGAADTAEATSESDNGPAPTELEVLVANPAGHVSVYVGQVRGPRINLSTDAVVRTTSAAEMTGATMMYGLVQSDLMWAQDLAAFGHELQTYASGRLSRVDG; from the coding sequence GTGGCTTTGACGATTCCTGATGACCTGGCACCCGAGTGTTACCCGCTGGCATGGCTCGTGGGGACGTGGCGCGGTTTCGGCCAGCTGACCTATCCCGGCATCGAGGAGTCCGCCTTCGTGCATGACCTCGTCTTCGATCACGACGGCGGGCCTTACCTGCGTGCCTCCAGCACCCTTCGGGTGGCCACCGGCGAGGTCAACCCGGAGCAGAGTGGCACTGCGGGTGCCGCCGGCCTCGACGCCGGTCAGATCTGGTCCTCCGAGACCCAGTACTGGCGTCCGGTTCCCGGGGCAGCGGACACCGCCGAGGCGACCTCGGAATCCGATAACGGCCCGGCGCCCACCGAGCTTGAGGTCCTGGTGGCCAACCCCGCCGGGCACGTGAGCGTCTACGTCGGCCAGGTGCGCGGCCCGCGGATCAATCTGAGCACCGATGCCGTGGTGCGGACCACCTCGGCGGCCGAGATGACCGGCGCCACCATGATGTACGGCCTGGTGCAGTCCGATCTCATGTGGGCCCAGGATCTCGCCGCCTTCGGCCATGAACTGCAGACCTACGCCTCAGGGCGCCTGAGCCGGGTGGACGGCTGA
- the pstB gene encoding phosphate ABC transporter ATP-binding protein PstB — protein MSKRIDVRNLNVYYGDFLAVEDVTMTIEPCSVTALIGPSGCGKSTFLRTLNRMHEVIPGARVTGAALMDGQNLYGPGVDPVQVRRQIGMVFQRPNPFPTMSIADNVLAGVKLNNRRLGREESQDLVERSLRGANLWNEVKDRLDRPGSSLSGGQQQRLCIARAIAVKPDVVLMDEPCSALDPISTLAIEDLIYELKNDYTIVIVTHNMQQAARVSDKTGFFNIAGTGKPGKLIEYAATDKIFSNPANEQTERYVSGKFG, from the coding sequence GTGTCTAAGCGCATCGATGTCAGGAACCTCAACGTCTACTACGGCGACTTCCTCGCCGTGGAGGATGTGACGATGACGATCGAGCCCTGCTCGGTGACCGCTCTCATCGGGCCATCGGGCTGTGGCAAGTCCACCTTCTTGCGCACCCTGAACCGCATGCACGAGGTCATTCCGGGGGCGCGCGTGACCGGTGCCGCCCTCATGGACGGGCAGAACCTCTACGGCCCCGGCGTGGATCCCGTGCAGGTGCGGCGGCAGATCGGGATGGTCTTCCAGCGGCCGAATCCCTTCCCGACCATGTCCATTGCCGACAACGTGCTGGCCGGGGTGAAGCTGAACAACCGCCGGCTCGGCCGTGAGGAGTCGCAGGACCTGGTGGAGCGCTCGCTGCGGGGCGCGAACCTGTGGAACGAGGTCAAGGACCGGCTCGACCGCCCCGGCTCCTCCCTCTCCGGCGGCCAGCAGCAGCGCCTCTGTATCGCGCGGGCGATCGCGGTCAAGCCCGACGTCGTGCTGATGGATGAGCCGTGCTCCGCGCTCGACCCGATCTCCACCCTCGCCATCGAGGACCTGATCTATGAGCTCAAGAACGACTACACGATCGTCATCGTCACCCACAACATGCAGCAGGCAGCCCGCGTCTCGGACAAGACCGGGTTCTTCAATATCGCCGGCACTGGCAAGCCCGGCAAGCTCATCGAGTATGCGGCGACCGACAAGATCTTCTCGAACCCTGCCAACGAGCAGACCGAGCGTTACGTCTCCGGGAAGTTCGGCTGA
- a CDS encoding septum formation family protein produces the protein MSRHYRMGRLALPAVALLAIAPLSACSTGVMDLEVGDCFDASALEGADEVSTVDTVDCTEEHTGEVFGSLEHAESETAPALQDLFDEADEHCYYEFQSFVGVPYEESAHEYYVVSPTQESWENADDRTSLCLLVSEPVSGSLENSGT, from the coding sequence ATGTCTCGGCACTACCGGATGGGCCGTCTCGCACTGCCCGCTGTTGCCCTGCTCGCCATCGCTCCGCTGAGTGCCTGCAGCACCGGGGTCATGGACCTGGAGGTCGGTGATTGCTTTGACGCCTCCGCCCTGGAGGGCGCCGACGAGGTCAGCACGGTCGACACCGTGGACTGCACCGAGGAGCACACGGGCGAGGTCTTCGGCTCCCTGGAGCACGCCGAGAGCGAGACGGCGCCCGCACTGCAGGACTTGTTCGACGAGGCCGACGAGCACTGCTACTACGAGTTCCAGAGCTTCGTGGGCGTGCCGTACGAAGAGTCCGCGCACGAGTACTACGTGGTCAGCCCCACCCAGGAGTCCTGGGAGAACGCCGACGACCGCACCAGCCTCTGCCTGCTCGTCAGCGAGCCGGTGAGCGGTTCACTGGAGAACTCCGGCACCTGA
- a CDS encoding ATP-dependent Clp protease ATP-binding subunit, with product MFERFTDRARRVVVLAQEEARMLNHNYIGTEHILLGLIHEGEGVAAKSLEALDISLEAVRVQVTEIIGEGQQSPSGHIPFTPRAKKVLELSLREALQLGHNYIGTEHILLGLIREGEGVAAQVLTKLGADLNRVRQQVMQLLSGYQGKEPATAGGPAEGQPAGSAVLDQFGRNLTQAARESKLDPVIGRTMEVERVMQVLSRRTKNNPVLIGEPGVGKTAVVEGLAQDIVRGDVPELLKDKQLYTLDLGSLVAGSRYRGDFEERLKKVLKEIRTRGDIILFIDEIHTLVGAGAAEGAIDAASILKPMLARGELQTIGATTLEEYRKHIEKDAALERRFQPIQVAEPSLPHTIEILKGLRDRYEAHHRVSITDEALVAAANLADRYVSDRFLPDKAIDLIDEAGARLRIRRMTAPPELKELDEKIAEARRNKESAIDDQDFERAASLRDDEKQLTERRVEREKAWKAGDLDAVSEVDEELIAEVLAMSTGIPVFKLTEEESSRLLHMEDELHKRVIGQDTAIKALSQAIRRTRAGLKDPKRPGGSFIFAGPTGVGKTELAKALAEFLFGDDDALIQLDMSEFSEKHTVSRLFGSPPGYVGYEEGGQLTEKVRRRPFSVVLFDEVEKAHADIFNSLLQVLEDGRLTDSQGRIVDFKNTVIIMTTNLGTRDIAKGLLTGFQAQGELSNSYDRMKTKVNEELKQHFRPEFLNRVDDVIVFPQLTQNEIIRIVDLEIAKLDRRLRDQDMLIELTSAAKELLAERGYDPVLGARPLKRAIQREIEDVLSEKILFGELKAGQKIVVDAEGEGLLGNFTFAGEEAGEIEKPEPVAVGASGTTVEQRDLPTAPPSGGAGGGGQLQPGN from the coding sequence ATGTTCGAACGTTTTACCGATCGTGCCCGACGCGTAGTTGTCCTCGCCCAAGAAGAGGCGCGGATGCTCAACCACAACTACATCGGCACCGAACACATCCTCCTCGGTCTGATCCACGAAGGCGAGGGGGTCGCCGCCAAGTCCTTGGAGGCCCTCGACATCTCGCTCGAGGCCGTGCGGGTCCAGGTCACCGAGATCATCGGCGAGGGCCAGCAGTCCCCCTCCGGGCACATCCCCTTCACCCCGCGCGCGAAGAAGGTGCTCGAGCTCTCCCTGCGCGAGGCGCTGCAGCTCGGCCACAACTACATCGGCACCGAGCACATCCTGCTCGGCCTCATCCGTGAGGGTGAAGGCGTCGCCGCCCAGGTGCTGACCAAGCTCGGGGCCGACCTCAACCGCGTGCGCCAGCAGGTCATGCAGCTGCTCTCCGGCTATCAGGGCAAGGAGCCGGCCACCGCCGGCGGTCCGGCCGAGGGGCAGCCCGCCGGCTCGGCAGTGCTGGACCAGTTCGGCCGCAACCTCACCCAGGCAGCCCGCGAATCCAAGCTCGACCCCGTCATCGGCCGCACCATGGAGGTCGAGCGGGTCATGCAGGTGCTCTCCCGGCGCACCAAGAACAACCCGGTGCTCATCGGTGAGCCCGGTGTGGGTAAGACCGCCGTCGTGGAAGGCCTCGCCCAGGACATCGTGCGAGGCGATGTGCCGGAGCTCCTGAAGGACAAGCAGCTCTACACCCTCGACCTCGGCTCGCTGGTGGCCGGTTCGCGCTACCGCGGTGACTTCGAAGAGCGGCTCAAGAAGGTGCTCAAGGAGATCCGCACGCGCGGCGACATCATCCTGTTCATCGATGAGATCCACACGCTCGTGGGTGCCGGTGCCGCCGAGGGCGCCATCGACGCCGCGTCCATCCTCAAGCCCATGCTGGCCCGCGGTGAGCTGCAGACCATCGGTGCGACCACGCTTGAGGAGTACCGCAAGCACATCGAGAAGGACGCCGCTCTTGAGCGCCGCTTCCAGCCCATTCAGGTGGCTGAGCCCTCGCTGCCGCACACCATCGAGATCCTCAAGGGCCTGCGCGACCGCTACGAGGCCCACCACCGTGTCTCCATCACCGATGAGGCGCTGGTGGCCGCGGCCAACCTGGCGGATCGCTACGTCTCCGACCGCTTCCTGCCGGACAAGGCGATCGACCTCATCGACGAGGCGGGCGCGCGCCTGCGCATCCGCCGCATGACGGCGCCCCCGGAGCTGAAGGAGCTCGACGAGAAGATCGCCGAGGCTCGTCGGAACAAGGAATCGGCGATCGACGATCAGGACTTCGAGCGCGCCGCGAGCCTGCGGGACGACGAGAAGCAGCTGACCGAACGCCGTGTCGAACGGGAGAAGGCCTGGAAGGCCGGCGACCTGGACGCCGTCTCCGAGGTGGACGAGGAGCTCATCGCCGAGGTGCTGGCGATGTCGACGGGCATCCCGGTCTTCAAGCTCACCGAGGAGGAGTCCTCGCGACTGCTGCACATGGAAGACGAGCTGCACAAGCGCGTCATCGGGCAGGACACGGCCATCAAGGCGCTCTCGCAGGCCATCCGGCGCACACGGGCCGGCCTGAAAGACCCCAAGCGCCCCGGCGGCTCCTTCATCTTCGCCGGCCCGACCGGAGTGGGAAAGACCGAGCTGGCCAAGGCGCTCGCCGAGTTCCTCTTCGGTGACGACGACGCCCTCATCCAGCTCGACATGTCGGAGTTCTCCGAGAAGCACACCGTCTCTCGGCTCTTCGGTTCTCCCCCCGGATACGTCGGCTACGAAGAGGGCGGGCAGCTCACCGAGAAGGTGCGCCGTCGTCCGTTCTCGGTGGTGCTCTTCGACGAGGTGGAGAAGGCGCACGCCGACATCTTCAACTCCCTGCTCCAGGTGCTGGAGGATGGCCGGCTGACCGACTCTCAGGGCCGGATCGTCGACTTCAAGAACACCGTGATCATCATGACCACGAACCTCGGCACCCGGGACATCGCCAAGGGACTGCTCACCGGGTTCCAGGCGCAGGGCGAGCTGTCGAACTCCTACGACCGGATGAAGACCAAGGTCAACGAGGAGCTCAAGCAGCACTTCCGGCCCGAGTTCCTCAACCGTGTGGACGACGTCATCGTCTTCCCCCAGCTCACGCAGAACGAGATCATCCGGATCGTGGATCTGGAGATCGCGAAGCTGGACCGCCGCCTGCGCGACCAGGACATGCTGATCGAGCTGACCTCGGCCGCGAAGGAGCTGCTCGCCGAGCGCGGCTACGACCCGGTGCTCGGAGCCCGTCCGCTCAAGCGCGCCATCCAGCGCGAGATCGAGGACGTGCTCTCGGAGAAAATTCTCTTCGGGGAGCTCAAGGCCGGGCAGAAGATCGTGGTCGACGCCGAGGGGGAGGGCCTGTTGGGCAACTTCACCTTCGCCGGTGAGGAAGCAGGCGAGATCGAGAAGCCGGAACCGGTGGCTGTCGGCGCGTCCGGTACCACGGTGGAGCAGCGTGACCTGCCGACCGCCCCGCCATCTGGTGGCGCCGGCGGCGGCGGCCAGCTGCAGCCCGGTAACTGA
- the pstA gene encoding phosphate ABC transporter permease PstA yields MASKTDLYPSPRSAGTGVSPQLAHQGMLPAWGLWAVAAGSLALALLVLTLAGRPTPVATAALTGLFFIAGSWAASRAVEGARRARDRLATSVVTAAFVIATIPLISLVWTVVSRGMDMMSWEFLTSDMSGIYGQMREGGAFHAIIGTIIVTGLTAAFSIPLGLFTAIYLVEYGRGRLARAITVLVDVMTGIPSIVAGLFAFVLFTSYAPQYRSAFMGAIALSVLMTPVVVRACEEMLRLVPNELREASYALGVPKWLTIVKVVLRTSVAGVTTGCMLAIARVIGETAPLLLTVGFITNINWDAFDGRMATLPVYAYRSFVQGGVGVERAWAAALTLVAIVMLLNLTARLISAYFAPKGAK; encoded by the coding sequence ATGGCCAGCAAGACGGACCTGTACCCCAGCCCGCGCAGCGCTGGGACCGGCGTCTCCCCGCAACTGGCCCACCAGGGAATGCTCCCGGCGTGGGGGCTGTGGGCGGTCGCCGCCGGCTCCCTCGCTCTCGCCCTGCTCGTGCTGACCCTGGCCGGCCGGCCCACACCCGTGGCCACGGCGGCGCTCACCGGACTGTTCTTCATCGCCGGCTCCTGGGCGGCCTCGCGAGCTGTCGAGGGAGCGCGCCGGGCCCGCGACCGCCTAGCCACCTCCGTGGTCACCGCAGCCTTCGTGATCGCCACCATCCCGCTGATCTCGCTGGTGTGGACCGTGGTCTCGCGGGGGATGGACATGATGTCCTGGGAGTTCCTCACCAGCGACATGAGCGGCATCTACGGTCAGATGCGCGAGGGGGGCGCCTTCCACGCCATCATCGGCACGATCATCGTCACCGGACTCACGGCGGCGTTCTCGATACCGCTGGGGCTCTTCACCGCCATCTACCTGGTGGAGTACGGGCGCGGGCGCCTCGCGCGAGCCATCACCGTGCTGGTGGATGTGATGACCGGAATCCCCTCAATCGTCGCCGGCCTGTTTGCCTTCGTGCTCTTCACCTCCTACGCGCCCCAGTACCGTTCGGCATTCATGGGCGCCATCGCGCTCTCCGTGCTGATGACCCCCGTGGTGGTACGTGCTTGCGAGGAGATGCTCCGTCTCGTGCCGAACGAGCTGCGCGAGGCCTCCTACGCCCTCGGTGTGCCCAAGTGGCTGACCATCGTCAAGGTGGTCCTGCGCACCTCCGTGGCCGGGGTGACCACCGGGTGCATGCTGGCGATTGCGCGAGTGATCGGTGAGACCGCCCCGCTGCTGCTCACGGTGGGCTTCATCACCAACATCAACTGGGATGCCTTCGACGGACGCATGGCCACCCTCCCGGTCTACGCCTACCGCTCCTTCGTCCAGGGTGGCGTCGGGGTCGAACGCGCCTGGGCGGCAGCGCTGACGCTGGTGGCCATCGTGATGCTGCTCAACCTGACGGCGCGGCTGATCAGCGCCTACTTCGCCCCCAAGGGAGCCAAGTGA
- a CDS encoding YgfZ/GcvT domain-containing protein — protein MGSPLLTTTGAVEAGAPDAGVALHYGDPVREQRALARGDGLVDLSHLGVVTIAGADRITWLNTLSSQLLLDLAPGVSSEVLLLDVHGHIEHAPAVQDDGETLWLITEAASAEPLAAFLDSMRFTLRVEVARREDVAVLGTHAGGWSRLTDHEAHLLTWQDPWPRVGAGSTSYGPEEAEHPGIEFHRAFSLVRREALTAVVAAAQQDGARLAGVWAWEALRIEARRPRVAREVDERTIPHELDWLRTAVHLDKGCYRGQETVARVVNLGKPPRRLVFLHLDGSDHLLPEAGAEVTLGERTVGKLTSVARHEELGPIGLALIKRNVDPEAELSVSGIAAAQEVVVRPDGVTDVRPAERPGAGLRRRTI, from the coding sequence ATGGGCTCGCCACTGCTGACCACCACGGGAGCCGTCGAAGCGGGCGCCCCGGACGCCGGGGTGGCCCTGCACTACGGCGACCCGGTGCGCGAGCAGCGCGCGCTCGCCCGCGGCGACGGCCTGGTCGATCTCTCCCACCTCGGCGTCGTGACCATTGCCGGCGCGGACCGGATCACCTGGCTGAACACGCTGTCGTCGCAGTTGCTGCTGGATCTCGCGCCCGGGGTGTCCAGCGAGGTGCTGCTGCTCGACGTCCACGGCCACATCGAGCATGCCCCGGCCGTGCAGGACGACGGCGAGACGCTCTGGCTCATCACCGAGGCGGCCAGCGCGGAGCCACTCGCGGCGTTCCTGGACTCCATGCGCTTCACCCTTCGCGTCGAGGTCGCCCGGCGGGAGGACGTCGCCGTCCTCGGCACCCACGCCGGGGGCTGGAGCCGGCTGACCGACCACGAGGCGCATCTGCTCACCTGGCAGGATCCGTGGCCCCGCGTCGGTGCCGGATCGACGAGCTACGGCCCGGAGGAGGCCGAGCATCCCGGCATCGAGTTCCACCGCGCGTTCAGCCTGGTGCGCCGCGAGGCACTGACCGCCGTGGTGGCCGCCGCGCAGCAGGACGGCGCCCGCTTGGCCGGCGTCTGGGCCTGGGAGGCGCTGCGCATCGAGGCGCGCCGCCCGCGTGTGGCACGGGAGGTGGACGAGCGCACCATCCCGCATGAGCTGGACTGGCTGCGCACCGCCGTGCACTTGGACAAGGGCTGCTACCGCGGCCAGGAGACCGTCGCTCGGGTGGTCAACCTCGGCAAGCCACCTCGGCGGCTCGTGTTCCTGCACCTCGACGGCTCGGACCACCTGCTCCCCGAGGCCGGCGCCGAGGTCACGCTGGGGGAGCGCACCGTGGGGAAGCTGACGTCCGTGGCGCGGCACGAGGAGCTCGGGCCGATCGGGCTCGCGCTGATCAAGCGCAATGTGGACCCGGAGGCCGAGCTCAGCGTCAGCGGTATCGCTGCGGCCCAGGAGGTGGTGGTCCGCCCCGATGGCGTGACCGACGTCCGTCCGGCCGAGCGCCCCGGCGCGGGTCTGCGGCGCCGCACGATCTAG
- a CDS encoding winged helix-turn-helix transcriptional regulator, whose translation MSELVLLTNEPGGTTKVLPSLTLLGHHVHVAAPSASALVEHEHATAVVLDARHDLVGARSLCKILAGPVQSPPVLLVLAEGGFTAVSRSWGAADVILTSAGPAEVEARLRMMAESTREEAITVPAPDRLEAGDLVIDAQAYTARVRGRVLDLTYKEFELLKHLATNPGRVLSRAQLLQEVWGYDYFGGTRTVDVHVRRLRAKLGTEHDHLIGTVRNVGYRFDLRSREAASS comes from the coding sequence GTGTCGGAACTCGTGTTGCTGACCAATGAGCCGGGTGGCACTACCAAGGTGTTGCCCTCGCTGACGTTGCTGGGCCACCACGTGCACGTGGCGGCCCCGTCAGCCTCCGCGCTCGTGGAACACGAGCACGCCACCGCGGTGGTCCTGGATGCACGCCACGATCTGGTCGGCGCGCGCAGCCTGTGCAAGATCCTGGCCGGCCCCGTGCAATCACCTCCAGTCCTCCTCGTCCTCGCTGAGGGTGGATTCACTGCCGTCTCGCGCAGCTGGGGTGCGGCCGACGTCATCCTGACCTCGGCCGGACCGGCCGAGGTCGAGGCCCGGCTCCGCATGATGGCCGAGTCCACCCGAGAAGAGGCCATCACAGTTCCCGCGCCCGACCGTCTGGAAGCCGGCGATCTGGTGATCGACGCCCAGGCCTACACCGCCCGGGTGCGCGGGCGGGTTCTGGATCTGACCTACAAGGAATTCGAGCTCCTGAAGCATCTGGCCACCAATCCCGGCCGGGTGCTCTCGCGCGCTCAGCTGCTCCAGGAGGTCTGGGGCTACGACTACTTCGGCGGCACGCGTACCGTGGACGTCCACGTGCGGCGTCTGCGGGCCAAGCTGGGCACCGAGCACGACCATCTCATCGGCACGGTGCGCAACGTGGGCTACCGCTTCGATCTGCGCAGCCGCGAGGCCGCCAGCTCCTGA
- a CDS encoding DUF2516 family protein, translating into MIGGLQTLIFLVLALALFGVEVWALVDAARRPASAFVTAGKRTKTFWLILTGVAAVIGFLTLPPPVGVAQIGGFFMFIAVVPAGIYLADVRPAVAPYSRRRPPSSPGNGW; encoded by the coding sequence GTGATCGGCGGCCTGCAAACGCTCATTTTCCTCGTCCTGGCCTTGGCACTCTTCGGTGTCGAGGTCTGGGCCCTGGTGGACGCGGCCCGGCGCCCGGCCTCCGCCTTCGTGACGGCAGGCAAGCGCACCAAGACCTTCTGGCTGATCCTGACCGGCGTGGCCGCGGTCATCGGCTTCCTCACCCTGCCCCCGCCGGTCGGCGTCGCGCAGATCGGCGGATTCTTCATGTTCATCGCCGTCGTCCCTGCCGGGATCTACCTCGCCGACGTCCGGCCCGCGGTGGCTCCTTACTCCCGGCGGCGCCCCCCGTCGTCTCCCGGGAACGGCTGGTGA